The following coding sequences lie in one Saimiri boliviensis isolate mSaiBol1 chromosome 6, mSaiBol1.pri, whole genome shotgun sequence genomic window:
- the OR51T1 gene encoding olfactory receptor 51T1, giving the protein MAIFNNTTSSSSNFLLTAYPGLECVHVWISIPVCCLYTIALLGNSMIFLVVITKRRLHKAMYYFLSMLAAVDLCLTITTLPTVLGVLWFHAREISFNACFIQMFFVHAFSLLESSVLGAMAFDRFLAICNPLTYATVLTDRMILVIGLVICFRPVVFLLPVVVAINTASFHGGQELSHPFCYHPDVIKYTYSKPWISSFWGLFLQLYLNGTDLLFIIFSYVLILRTVLSIVAPKKQQKALSTCVCHICAVTVFYVPMISLSLAHRLFQSTPRVLCSTLANIYLLLPPVLNPIIYSLKTKTIRQAMFQLLQSKGSWGPNVRGLRGRWD; this is encoded by the coding sequence ATGGCGATATTTAATAACACCACTTCGTCTTCTTCAAACTTCCTCCTCACTGCATACCCTGGCCTGGAATGTGTTCATGTCTGGATCTCCATTCCAGTCTGCTGTCTCTACACCATTGCCCTCTTGGGAAACAGTATGATCTTTCTTGTCGTCATTACTAAGCGGAGACTCCACAAGGCCATGTATTATTTCCTCTCCATGCTGGCAGCTGTTGATCTATGTCTGACCATCACGACCCTTCCCACTGTGCTTGGTGTTCTCTGGTTTCATGCCCGGGAGATCAGCTTTAACGCTTGCTTCATTCAGATGTTCTTTGTGCATGCCTTCTCCTTGCTGGAGTCCTCGGTGCTGGGAGCCATGGCCTTTGACCGCTTCCTGGCTATCTGTAACCCACTGACCTATGCTACTGTCCTCACAGACAGGATGATCCTGGTGATAGGACTGGTCATCTGTTTTCGACCAGTAGTTTTCTTACTTCCTGTTGTTGTAGCCATAAACACTGCGTCTTTTCATGGAGGTCAAGAGCTTTCCCATCCATTTTGCTACCACCCAGACGTGATCAAATACACATATTCCAAGCCTTGGATCAGCAGTTTTTGGGGATTGTTTCTTCAGCTCTACCTGAATGGCACTGacttattgtttattattttctcttatgtCCTGATTCTCCGTACTGTTCTGAGCATTGTGGCCCCAAAGAAGCAACAAAAAGCTCTCAGCACTTGTGTCTGTCACATCTGTGCGGTCACTGTTTTCTATGTACCAATGATCAGCCTGTCTTTAGCACATCGCCTCTTCCAGTCCACCCCAAGGGTGCTCTGTAGCACTTTGGCCAATATTTACCTGCTCTTACCACCTGTGCTGAATCCTATCATTTACAGCTTGAAGACCAAGACAATCCGCCAGGCTATGTTCCAGCTGCTCCAATCCAAGGGTTCATGGGGTCCTAATGTGAGGGGTCTTAGAGGAAGATGGGATTGA
- the LOC101040629 gene encoding LOW QUALITY PROTEIN: ubiquitin-conjugating enzyme E2 N-like (The sequence of the model RefSeq protein was modified relative to this genomic sequence to represent the inferred CDS: inserted 2 bases in 1 codon; substituted 2 bases at 2 genomic stop codons), protein MARLPHRTIKETQRLLAEPVPGIKAELDESNARYFHVVIAGPQDSSFEGGTXKLELFLPXXYPMAAPKVHFMTKIYDPNVDKLGRICLVILKDKWSPALQIRTVLLSIQALLSAPNPDDPLANDVAEQWKINEAQATETARAWTRLYAMNSI, encoded by the exons ATGGCCAGGCTGCCCCACAGGACCATCAAGGAAACCCAGCGTTTGCTGGCAGAACCAGTTCCTGGCATCAAAGCAGAACTAGATGAGAGCAATGCCCGTTATTTTCATGTGGTCATTGCTGGCCCTCAAGATTCCTCCTTTGAGGGAGGGAC TAAACTTGAACTATTCCTTCCATAATAATACCCAATGGCAGCCCCTAAAGTACATTTCATGACCAAAATTTATGATCCTAATGTAGACAAGTTGGGAAGAATatgtttagttattttgaaagatAAGTGGTCCCCAGCACTGCAGATCCGCACAGTTCTGCTATCCATCCAGGCCTTGTTAAGTGCTCCTAATCCAGATGATCCATTAGCAAATGATGTAGCGGAGCAGTGGAAGATCAACGAAGCCCAAGCCACAGAAACAGCTAGAGCATGGACTAGGCTATATGCCATGAATAGTATTTAA
- the LOC101049733 gene encoding LOW QUALITY PROTEIN: olfactory receptor 51H1-like (The sequence of the model RefSeq protein was modified relative to this genomic sequence to represent the inferred CDS: inserted 1 base in 1 codon; substituted 1 base at 1 genomic stop codon) — protein MSLLNQTIENHQSFFILTGIPGMPEKNLWMALPLCLLYSTTILGNVTILVVIKVEQSLHEPMYYFLAMLAATDLSLSLSSMPTMVSVHWFNWRSITFNVCLIQMFFIHTFGGVESGVLVAMTFDRFVAIRFPLRYATILTHSVISKIAAAVLLRSVVTVLPVPFLTKRLPFCHSNVLSHAYCLHQDAMRLACADTSVNSIYGLLAVILIIVLDALILLASXILILQGVLDIASQEERLKGLNTCLSHICAVMLFYVPLIGMTLIHGHGKHLSPVIHTFMANIYLLLPPVLNPIVYSVRTKQIXWRIVQAFCGARVGH, from the exons ATGTCATTACTCAACCAAACTATTGAGAACCACCAGAGCTTCTTCATCCTGACTGGGATTCCAGGAATGCCAGAGAAGAACTTATGGATGGCCTTGCCCCTCTGTCTTCTTTACAGTACCACAATCCTGGGAAATGTCACCATCCTAGTTGTCATCAAAGTTGAGCAAAGTCTCCATGAACCCATGTATTATTTTCTAGCCATGTTAGCTGCCACTGACCTCAGCCTTTCACTGTCTTCCATGCCTACCATGGTCAGTGTTCACTGGTTCAACTGGCGTTCGATAACTTTTAATGTCTGCCTTATCCAGATGTTCTTCATCCACACATTTGGGGGAGTGGAATCAGGTGTTCTGGTGGCCATGACCTTTGATCGCTTTGTGGCCATCCGCTTTCCTTTGCGCTATGCTACCATTCTCACTCACAGTGTAATCAGCAAGATTGCAGCAGCAGTCCTGCTACGGAGTGTGGTGACTGTGCTCCCTGTGCCTTTTCTTACCAAAAGGTTACCTTTCTGCCACTCCAATGTCCTCTCTCATGCATACTGCCTCCATCAGGATGCCATGAGGCTTGCCTGTGCTGACACCAGTGTCAATAGCATCTATGGCCTGCTGGCTGTGATCCTCATCATTGTACTAGATGCCTTGATACTTTTGGCCT TAATTCTAATTCTCCAGGGAGTATTGGACATTGCTTCCCAGGAAGAGAGGCTCAAGGGTCTCAACACCTGCCTCTCTCATATCTGTGCAGTTATGCTTTTCTATGTGCCTCTCATTGGCATGACTCTAATTCATGGCCATGGGAAGCATTTGTCACCAGTAATACACACATTCATGGCCAATATCTACCTGCTTCTCCCTCCTGTGCTCAATCCCATTGTGTACAGTGTTAGGACCAAGCAGATCTGATGGCGGATTGTCCAGGCCTTCTGTGGGGCTAGGGTTGGCCATTAA
- the OR51S1 gene encoding LOW QUALITY PROTEIN: olfactory receptor 51S1 (The sequence of the model RefSeq protein was modified relative to this genomic sequence to represent the inferred CDS: inserted 1 base in 1 codon; deleted 1 base in 1 codon; substituted 2 bases at 2 genomic stop codons), producing the protein MSVLPTQAAPNSSTSIAPTFLLVGMPGLSSALSWWTMPLIAVYLLSALGNGTILWIIAWEPALHRPMHFFLFLLNVSDVGLRTALMPTLLSLAFAGVHTVPASVCLLQMLFVHVFSVMEFSALLAMFIDWALVICXPLHYSTLLSNSVISKIILAIFFRCLSLHLLLPFLLAHMPYCRPQVLTHSYCLHPDVARLAXPGVWGAAYILFVVLSALGLDPLLIFFSYGLIGKVLQGVESKEDRWKSGQTCAAHLSAVLLFYFPVILLALINHLELPITQCTHTPLSYVHFLLPPLINPILYSVKMKEIRERILXRLQPRKVGCAQ; encoded by the exons ATGTCAGTATTACCCACTCAAGCAGCCCCCAATAGCAGCACTTCAATCGCTCCCACCTTCCTGCTAGTGGGCATGCCAGGCCTGTCAAGTGCACTCTCCTGGTGGACAATGCCCCTCATTGCTGTCTACCTTCTCTCTGCACTGGGCAATGGTACTATCCTCTGGATCATTGCATGGGAGCCTGCCCTGCACCGCCCAATgcacttcttcctcttcttgctGAATGTGTCTGATGTTGGCTTGCGCACTGCCCTGATGCCCACACTGCTGAGCCTTGCCTTTGCTGGTGTTCACACtgtccctgcctcagtctgcctTCTACAGATGCTTTTTGTCCATGTCTTTTCTGTCATGGAGTTCTCTGCCTTGCTTGCCATGTTCATTGATTGGGCACTGGTCATCTGCTGACCTCTCCACTACTCAACACTCCTCAGCAACAGCGTAATTAGCAAAATCATCCTGGCCATT TTTTTTCGATGCCTGAGTCTCCATCTGCTCCTGCCATTTCTGCTGGCCCATATGCCCTACTGCCGCCCACAGGTCctaacccattcttactgcttgCATCCAGATGTGGCCCGTTTGGCCTGACCAGGAGTTTGGGGTGCAGCCTACATCCTATTTGTGGTTCTTTCAGCCTTGGGTTTGGACCCCCTGCTTATTTTCTTCTCCTATGGCCTGATTGGCAAGGTGTTGCAAGGTGTGGAGTCCAAGGAGGATCGCTGGAAGTCTGGTCAAACCTGTGCTGCCCACCTCTCTGCCGTGCTCCTCTTCTATTTCCCTGTGATCCTCCTGGCACTGATTAATCATCTTGAGCTGCCAATCACTCAGTGTACTCATACTCCTCTCTCCTATGTCCATTTCCTGCTTCCTCCATTGATAAACCCTATTCTCTATAGTGTCAAGATGAAGGAGATTAGAGAGAGAATAC AAAGGTTGCAGCCCAGGAAGGTGGGTTGTGCTCAGTGA